The bacterium genomic sequence ATCTTCAGGATCGTGCCCTCCGAGGAATGTAAACGAGCCTTTGCCGAGATTCCCGTGGATGTATTTGACTTCGTCAGTATCTTCCCTTCTTGCCATGATTACAACAGAATTTTTAATCTTATCAGCGTGAAAACCTGTTGTCTGTCCCATAAAATTATGAATCACAGATACATGATCCTGAGTGAGCATAGTGGGTACAGGATCAAATTTAGCAGAAAATTCAAAGAGGGTAAAGTAGTTGTCTCTGCCTGACAAAGGAGATATTCTGCCGGACGGAGATGTGTCAATATCTGAAAATTCGTAGACAGAAGGATCAGTGTACAAAGTGAAATTTTTAAATGCAAGACATTGTGAGAAATCCAGTTTGCTTTTCCATTCAGGATCCACAGGGTCTCCGTCAAACACTGATTCGCAGATATCAGTATTCTGAGCTGCAAGTTCTATGTCATAAGAATCTGTTGCAGAGCACATTGCAAAGAGAAACCCGCCCCTTGCAACATAGTCTTTAATTGCCAAAGCAACTGCAAGTTTAAGCTTTGATACCTTTTTAAAACCCAGCCTGTGGGCAATCTGCTCGTAAAGAAGCTGCTGTTTCCTGTACCATACGGCATTGTGATATGTCGCATAGAATTTTCCGTACTGGCCTGTAAAGTCCTCGTGGTGAAGATGGAGCCAGTCATAAGAGGAGAGGCCTCCCTGCAGAACCTCCTTATCCCATAAAGTTTTATAAGGAATTTCAGCATAGGTCAGAACAAGAGTAACCGCATCATCCCACGGCTGTTTGTTGGGCGGTGTATAAACTGCAATTTTAGGGGCTTTTTCGAGAAGTACAACTTCCATGTTGCTCTTCTTAATTTTGGAATAAATTTCTGCTGCTTCCTGTAAAGATTTTATTTCATACCTTACGCCTTTTATTCTGCATTCCCGGATTATATCATTATTAGCATCTAATAAGAAAGAGCCGCCGCGGAAATTTAAAAGCCATTCCACATTGATTTCCTGTGACAGAGCACTGTATGCAACTCCGTAACTTTTAAGATGATCTGTCTGGGAGAGATCCATGGGAATAAGAAGCTTTTGTGCAAAAAGGATTTCTGCTGATAACAAAATGAGTATGAAAATTTTTGTTAAATACTTCATCTCAACTTCTCCTTAAGCTCCCTTAAACGTTCTCTTACGTTGCCTGCAAGAAGGCTATAAGGAAAGGTTTCAAGGAAATCCTCGTACTGTTTTACTGCTGCTTCTGTTTTACCGGATTTTTCTAAGAACGCACCGGTTTTTTCCGCTGCTTTTTCATCAAAGCCGGTACCGGAAAATCGTTTTCTTAAAAGGGAAAGAGTCTTGATGGCAGGTTTAATTTTACCCTGCTTGAAGAGAATATCGCTTTTTAAAATCATTCCGCGGGCTGTAACTTTGTTTTCAGGCCATGATGAGATAAGAGAATCAAGGGAGCTTACAGCTTTTGAATATTCTCTTTTAAAATTAAGAAATTCGGCACGGCTGAGAACTGCAGTCTGTTCAGGGTTCTTTTTATAATTTTCCGAAAGAAAGATGTAGAGTTCAAGGCCGTCATTAAGTCTCGGATTCTGAAGCCCGTCAGGGGATATCGGTTTTGTTGTAAATTCTTTTAAAATTTTAAGACTCTCTTTGGCGTGTCCCTGAAAAAACAGAGTTCTTCCGAGGAGATATGTACATCTAACCCATAATTTATCGTATTTTAAATATTTTTTCCGCAGTTTTTTAAATGCCTCTTCAGCTTTTTTAAAATTGCCGAGAGACAGCTCACACTCTCCAAGATAAAGACGAGCGTCTGCTGTTTCTCTTGAGCGGGGATAGTACACAATAAGTCTATTAAAGGCCTCTTTTGCCTTTTGCGGATCATTGAGTTTTTCCATTAAAATTTTTCCCTTCCGTAGAAGGGAGACCGATGCATAAACAGATTTTGGAAACTTGTTTGCAATCTTATTGTACTTTAACGCGGATTTTTCATTTTCTTTAGCGGCCTCAAGGCATTTTGCTTCAAGAAAAATAATTTTTATCATTTCATGAGAATCAGGGAATCGTTTTTCAATATCAGTTAAAAGAGAGAACGCTCTTTTATACTCTTCTCTGGAATAGAGTTTTTGTGCAAGGGAGTACAGCATTTTCACTCCGCCCTGCTTTTCAGTTTTTGCAATCATCCATTCGGTTTTAACTGCTTTGTCATAGAGGCCTGCTTTTATGTACAGAGATACAAGGTACTTTTTCAGCGCACTATTTTCCGGATGCTTTCCCGCTGCTTTTTCACTCTGTTTGATAAGGGGGTTAAGAGCGCTGGAAACGGAAGGTATCCGGTCAATACGGGACTGAACAAAAGGCAGAAAATCAGGATATGAAACAAGTAAGAGTGACAGCTCTTTTCCGGCTTTGGAAAAGCTGAGCTGCGAAATGTAAAGATCTGCGATGCTGAGAGAAAATATATCCGGCCGGCCTGTTTTTTTCTTTGCTTTTTCAAATACTTCAACTGCTTTGTCAAAAAGCCTTTCCCTGATCATGCTTCCCGCAACAATCTGATATGTATAAATACTTCGGGAAGCCCTGTCTATAATGCTGTTCCATACATCAAAGGCTTTTTGATGCTCTCCTTTTTTATACAAAACAGAAGCAAGAGAAGATCTCAGAGAAATGTCATCAGGGAAGAAAACGAGCCGTTCTCTTATCAATTTTTCTGCTGTTCCGTACTGCCCTGTTTTCAGGCAGAGGTTTTTATAATAAACAAAAATTCTTCCGTTTTTCGGGTGCTGTTTGTGCATGTTTTTGTATTTATTCAGAGCCTGGGAATAGTACCCTGTGTTTTCAAGAGCTTTAATCCTGTTCAGTCTTACATAGACAGAATCCTGTTCTGCTTGAAAAGAGAGGAGAAAACAGGATGCAAAAATAGCGGAGAACAGGTATAATTTATTGTTTTTCAGAATCAATTATTATCCTCCTGCCGCAGCATAATCGCTTTAAGATACTCTTTTATAAGTTTTATGTACTCTTCGGAATACTGTTCCTTTGCACTGCTGATTATATCCTGCCTTAATTTATCATCATTTCTTAAAGTCTGCAAGTTCAATTTTCCGGGACTCTTTCTGATAAAATCTTTACCGCTGTATGACTGTCTTCGTCTTGAAAAATCCTGCCTGTGAATGGACTTCTGTGCATCAAGAAGCCTTGACAGAATACGCTCCTGGCGCATCCTTGTCTCCGGCCCTGCAGATCCGTTTTTCAGGTCATCTGCAACTTTTTTCATATCATCACTGATCCTGTCGAGGCTTCCGAGAACATCTGATCTATTCCGCAGCTCTTCTGCTATCTGTTCTGCAATTTTCTGCAGAGCAGATTGTTTTTGGGCGAGGCGGGACATTGCAGCCTGCTGCTGTAATGTCAATTTTCCTCTGTTTAAAAGATCGGATGTTGCACGGTTTATTGCAGACTGCTGCTCACCGAGTGATTCTAACTGCTGCATAAAATCATCAAGGCTTGATCCGGACTCTCCTCCGCTGCTGTTCATTCTGCCGGAAGACTGCTGAAGGCTGATTACAGCTTTATTAAGAGAGGCAACTGCTCTTTTCTGGCTTGCTTTCATCATATTCAGATTTCCCTGCTGAAGAAAAGAGAGGGCTTTGTTCATATCAGAGCGTGCCTGGCTTAAAGATTTTGTGATGTTCGCAGATACTGCGAAGGTTTTTCTTGAAATCTGCTTCAGAGAATCTGTAAGCTGCCTGAGTCCTGAAAGAATAGAGAGCTGATTGCCTGCATAACTTCTTTCGGATTTTTTACCTGATGACAGCTCTTCCTGCATTTGTGACAGAGTCAGGAGATTTCGGGATGCCCTTTTCATTGCATCTGCAAGCTGTTTCTGCCTGTACCTCTTAAGGGATTTTCTTGCCTGTTTGAGCATGGAGGAGAGATTCTGCATGGATTTTTCACTTGCTTTTCCAAGAGACAGGGATTTTGGACGCTGTTTTTCTGCCATGGATTTTTTCATGGCGTCCAGCTTTTCGGAAAGTTTGTTCCTCTCCATAAATGAAGATGCTTTGGACAGGGAATCAGATGCCTGGGGATGAGATTTTTTAAGAGAATCAGCAGCCTTATCAATCTCCTGTTTAAGGCTTTCCGTATCTTTTGATATATGCTCTTCTCTTTTTACGAGATTGTTAAGGGGTGTATTTTTTTCAATACTTTGATTAACTGATTTCTGGCGATTCTCTATATCCTCGGATAATTTGATTAATGACTCTATCTTCTGCTCTGCACGGATTTCTTTCAAAAGGGATATTGTCCTGTCTATTGCAGCCTCAAAGTTTTTCTGAGCCTTCTGAAAATCCTCCATAGATATTTCATTTATATTAGATTGATCAGCGGTTTTGGAGAGTTTTTCAAGTGCTTTTTTCAGTTCAGGAGATGATATTTCATTAAACAGCTTGTTCAGTTCCTCGTATTTCTTAATTGTTTCTCTGCTTAAGAGTTTCTGTTTTTCCAGCTCCTGAGAAAGGGCTTCTATCTTTCTGCTTATATCTTCCACTTTATCCGATGCCTGCTTTTGTTTTTCATAAATATCCTTTATCTGCTGCTTTTGTTCCCATGAAAGCGATTTTTTTGCCTTAAGTTCATTTG encodes the following:
- a CDS encoding asparagine synthetase B; protein product: MKYLTKIFILILLSAEILFAQKLLIPMDLSQTDHLKSYGVAYSALSQEINVEWLLNFRGGSFLLDANNDIIRECRIKGVRYEIKSLQEAAEIYSKIKKSNMEVVLLEKAPKIAVYTPPNKQPWDDAVTLVLTYAEIPYKTLWDKEVLQGGLSSYDWLHLHHEDFTGQYGKFYATYHNAVWYRKQQLLYEQIAHRLGFKKVSKLKLAVALAIKDYVARGGFLFAMCSATDSYDIELAAQNTDICESVFDGDPVDPEWKSKLDFSQCLAFKNFTLYTDPSVYEFSDIDTSPSGRISPLSGRDNYFTLFEFSAKFDPVPTMLTQDHVSVIHNFMGQTTGFHADKIKNSVVIMARREDTDEVKYIHGNLGKGSFTFLGGHDPEDYEHYVGDPPTDLELHKNSPGYRLILNNILFPAAKKKKQKT
- a CDS encoding tetratricopeptide repeat protein: MILKNNKLYLFSAIFASCFLLSFQAEQDSVYVRLNRIKALENTGYYSQALNKYKNMHKQHPKNGRIFVYYKNLCLKTGQYGTAEKLIRERLVFFPDDISLRSSLASVLYKKGEHQKAFDVWNSIIDRASRSIYTYQIVAGSMIRERLFDKAVEVFEKAKKKTGRPDIFSLSIADLYISQLSFSKAGKELSLLLVSYPDFLPFVQSRIDRIPSVSSALNPLIKQSEKAAGKHPENSALKKYLVSLYIKAGLYDKAVKTEWMIAKTEKQGGVKMLYSLAQKLYSREEYKRAFSLLTDIEKRFPDSHEMIKIIFLEAKCLEAAKENEKSALKYNKIANKFPKSVYASVSLLRKGKILMEKLNDPQKAKEAFNRLIVYYPRSRETADARLYLGECELSLGNFKKAEEAFKKLRKKYLKYDKLWVRCTYLLGRTLFFQGHAKESLKILKEFTTKPISPDGLQNPRLNDGLELYIFLSENYKKNPEQTAVLSRAEFLNFKREYSKAVSSLDSLISSWPENKVTARGMILKSDILFKQGKIKPAIKTLSLLRKRFSGTGFDEKAAEKTGAFLEKSGKTEAAVKQYEDFLETFPYSLLAGNVRERLRELKEKLR